A genomic window from Equus caballus isolate H_3958 breed thoroughbred chromosome 5, TB-T2T, whole genome shotgun sequence includes:
- the FLVCR1 gene encoding choline/ethanolamine transporter FLVCR1: MARPDDEEGTAVAAAHPPTKGYLLVPGDAPAGKVNAEPQNGPKAGFLALNGVPPDSPAAALGALGRPQSPLAPEEETQVRLLPKGPGEETPCAEDPRMSRTALSPRRFVVLLIFSLYSLVNAFQWIQYSIISNVFEGFYGVSSLHVDWLSMVYMLAYVPLIFPATWLLDTRGLRLTALLGSGLNCLGAWVKCGSVQQHLFWVTMLGQCLCSVAQVFILGLPSRIASVWFGPKEVSTACATAVLGNQLGTAVGFLLPPVLVPNTQNNTDLLACNISTMFYGTSAVATLLFILAVIAFKEKPQYPPSQAQAAIQDSSPEEYSYEKSIRNLFKNIPFVLLLITYGIMTGAFYSVSTLLNQMILTYYKGEEVNAGRIGLTLVVAGMVGSILCGLWLDYTKTYKQTTLIVYILSFVGMVIFTFTLDLGYIIIVFITGGVLGFFMTGYLPLGFEFAVEITYPESEGTSSGLLNAAAQIFGILFTLAQGMLTSNYSPKAGNIFLCVWMFVGIVLTALIKSDLRRHNINIGITNGDIKAVPVDSPADQEAKAIIMSKQAESAI, encoded by the exons ATGGCGCGGCCGGACGATGAGGAGGGGACGGCGGTGGCGGCCGCGCACCCGCCCACGAAAGGATACCTCCTGGTCCCGGGGGACGCGCCCGCCGGGAAGGTGAACGCGGAGCCGCAGAACGGGCCCAAAGCCGGCTTCCTGGCCCTGAATGGGGTCCCTCCGGACAGCCCCGCGGCCGCCTTGGGAGCCCTGGGCAGGCCACAGTCTCCGCTGGCCCCGGAGGAGGAGACCCAGGTCCGGCTGCTGCCCAAGGGCCCCGGGGAGGAGACCCCGTGCGCCGAGGACCCCCGGATGTCGCGGACGGCGCTGTCGCCGCGGCGCTTTGTGGTGCTCCTGATCTTCAGCCTGTACTCGCTGGTGAACGCCTTTCAGTGGATCCAGTACAGCATCATCAGCAACGTCTTCGAGGGTTTCTACGGCGTCTCCTCGCTGCACGTCGACTGGCTGTCCATGGTGTACATGCTGGCCTATGTGCCCCTCATCTTCCCGGCCACCTGGCTACTGGACACCAGAGGCCTGCGGCTCACCGCCCTGCTGGGCTCCGGCCTCAACTGCCTGGGCGCCTGGGTCAAATGCGGCAGTGTGCAGCAGCATCTCTTCTGGGTCACCATGCTGGGTCAGTGCCTGTGCTCCGTGGCCCAGGTGTTCATCCTGGGCTTACCCTCTCGCatcgcctcagtgtggtttgggCCCAAGGAGGTGTCCACAGCTTGTGCCACCGCCGTGCTAGGCAATCAG CTTGGAACTGCAGTTGGCTTTTTGCTACCACCTGTTTTAGTGCCCAACACACAGAATAACACAGATCTTCTGGCTTGTAATATCAGTACCATGTTTTATGGAACGTCAGCTGTTGccacacttttatttattttggcagTAATTG CATTCAAAGAAAAACCTCAGTATCCACCAAGTCAGGCTCAAGCAGCAATCCAAGACAGTTCCCCTGAAGAGTACTCCTATGAGAAATCAATAAGGAACCTATTTAAAAACATTCCTTTTGTCCTTCTATTGATTACTTACG GTATCATGACTGGAGCATTTTATTCAGTCTCAACATTATTAAATCAAATGATACTGACGTATTATAAG GGAGAAGAAGTGAATGCTGGAAGGATTGGCCTAACACTGGTAGTGGCTGGAATGGTGGGCTCTATTCTTTGTGGCTTATGGCTGGATTATACCAAAACATACAA acaGACCACTCTGATAGTttacattttgtcttttgttggaATGGTTATATTTACTTTCACATTGGACCTTGGATACATTATCATCGTGTTTATTACTGGAGGGGTGCTTGG tttcttCATGACTGGTTACCTTCCCTTGGGTTTTGAATTTGCAGTTGAAATCACTTACCCTGAATCTGAAGGTACTTCCTCTGGTCTCCTTAATGCTGCCGCGCAG atatttggaATTTTGTTCACATTGGCTCAAGGAATGCTCACATCAAACTATAGTCCTAAGGCAGGGAACATTTTCCTCTGTGTTTGGATGTTTGTAGGCATCGTTTTAACAG